TAAGGAAGGGAAAATTGATATCCTGGCCTCAGACCATTCTCCATGTCCCCCAGAAATGAAGCAGAGCAACACCAATAATATGTTTGATGTGTGGGGAGGGATTAGTGGCTGCCAAAATAATGTTGATTTAATGTTTGACGAGGCTGTTAAGAATCGTGGGGTTTCTGTAAGTCAATTTTCAAAGATGATTGCGACAAAACCTGCAGAAATATTTAACTTAAGAAATAAAGGAAGCATTAAAGTTTCCTATGACGCTGATATCATTCTCCTTGATCCAAATAAATCATACACCATTCAGCCAGAAGATTTGTATTACCGCCATCAACAAAGCCCATATGTTGGAAGAAAGATTAACTGTCGAGTGACGAAAACGTTTGTAAGGGGACAACTAGTATTTGATTTTGAGAAAGGGATTGTAAGTCATCCAATTGGGAAGTTCATTTCGGCAAAAAGTAGTTTCGTACAAGCATAAAGTTATGTAAAGAAGGTTGACCTAAAAGGGCACTTAAGTTGCACTTAATGGCGTCATACCTTCTTTTTGTTTTATTTTTTGACTGGTATTATGTCTGTGGATTGCTCTTGTGGTAAGATAAAGAAACAGGATCAGTAATATAGGATTTAATCGGAGGTTAATATAAATGGTTAAGTCAGTAGATAGGGCGTTAACAATTATTTCATTAGTGAGCAAGCGTAAAGAAGGGATAGGGGTTACTGAGCTGGCCTCCAACCTAGATTTAAATAAAAGCTCTATATTCAGACTATTAAGTACTCTTGTAGATCATGGATTCATCGAACAAAATCCTGAAACTAAAAAATATAGATTAGGCTATAAATATTTAGAATTAAGTTCGATGCTACTTGAATCTATTGACTTGAGAACTCAAGCTAAACCTTTTCTGGAAGAGTTAGAATCACATATTAATGAAGTGATCCACTTGACCGTATATGATCAAGGAGAGGTAATCTATATTGAAAAACTTGAGGGAAGTGAAACCCTTAGAACACATTCACAAGTAGGAAGACGGGCCCCTATGCACTGTACGGCAGTTGGGAAGGTAATCTTAGCCCATCTGCCATTAAATGAGATCGTAGATATAATTGACAAGCATGGTTTACCAAAACATACTGAACAAACGATTATAGATAAAGAATCTTTTTTTAAGGAATTGGGGAAAATTAGGAACGAAGGTATTGGTAGAGAAATTGAAGAAAATGAACAAGGAATCACCTGTATTGCAGCGCCAATTTTTGATAATCGGAAGAAAATTACTGCTGCTGTTAGTATATCAGGACCAAGTATCCGAATGACTGAAGAAAGATTAACTGAAATTAAACCAATTATAATGGATATTGGTAAAAAGATTTCCAAAAGGCTTGGTTACACAGACAATTAATTATGTGAAAAAAGAATTGGTATAAGACCAATTCTTTTTTTTTGTGGAAATTTAATAATTCAAGTTTATCTTCGAATAGGCACTTTGATCTTTTGGCCTTCGAAAAATTTTTATAAAAAATTTAATGGTGAAATACTTGAAATATTCAAAAAACGGTGATAATATCAAAATAAGAAACATGGTTAGTTAATAAGCAACAAAATACTTATTTTTTTAATCATTTAATGAAACTATGTTGCTTATTAAGCGACTAAAAGGAGGAGTAATAGTGGATTTTTCTAAAGAGAAAGGCAAATTTTATAATAATCTAACGAAAACAATTCGCCGGCACATAGTTAAAATGACGAACCATGCTGGAAGTGGTCATCCCGGTGGTTCCTTATCGGCAACTGAACTAATGTCCGTCCTATTTTTTGAACACATGAATGTTGATCCTAAAAACCCAGATTGGCAAGACCGAGATTGTTTCTTCCTATCTAAGGGGCATTGTACACCTGTATTTTATTCAGTATTAGCTGAAAAAGGTTTCTTCCCGGTTGAAGAGTTAATGACATTCAGGGATGTTGACGGTAGGTTACATGGGCATCCATGTGGAGAGCATATTCCAGGTGTAGACATATCTTCAGGATCACTTGGTCAAGGATTATCAGTAGCTAATGGTGTTGGATTAATTGCAAAACTAGATGGTAGCAATAGAAGATCATATTGCATGATAGGTGATGGAGAATTACAAGAAGGTCAAGTATGGGAAGCGGCAATGACAACTGCACATTACAATCTTGATAACGTTTGTGCGATTATCGACTGGAATAAAATTCAACTTGATGATTTTGTTGAAAATGTAAAAGGTGTAAAAAATCTTGGTGATAAATTTAGAGCTTTCGGTTGGCACGTTGTTGAGATTGATGGTCATGATATTAATGCAGTTAATGAAGCGTATAAAGAAGCTAAACGCACTAAAGGCAGACCTACTGCAATTCTAGCTCATACGGTTAAAGGTAAGGGAGTTTCATTTATGGAAGATACACATGATTGGCATGGAATGGCTCCGAATGAAGAGCAATTAGAAATCGCTTTAAAGGAGTTGGCTTAAGATGGCAAATCAAGAAGCACCACGTAAAGGTTTTGCTGATGCACTAATTAGACTTGGAGAAAAACATGACAATTTAGTGGTACTTGACGCGGACTGCGCAAAATCAAATATGACAAATCTATATAAAAATAGATTTCCAGAACGCTTTTTCAACATCGGTATTTCTGAATGTGATTTAGTAGGTACTGCAGCCGGTATGGCAGTAGCAGGTAAAGTACCATTTGCAAATGCTTATGCAAACTTCCTTACTGGGCGCGCATTTGATCAAATGAGAATTTCTGTATGTTATTCAAATAACAATGTGAAAATTGTCGGTCATAACGCTGGTACATCAGCTGCTCAAGAAGGTGCAACACATTTACCGCTTGAAGATATTTCTTTAATGCGCTCACTTCCACGTATGACTGTAATTGTTCCAGCTGATGCGGTTGAAATGGAAAAAGCAGTAGAAGCTGCTTATTACCATGACGGACCAATTTACCTGCGTGTTGGCAAATTACCAGTACCGATCGTTACAAAAAAAGAAGAACCATTCAAAATAGGTAAAGCAATTAAATACCGTGAAGGAACTGATATTACAATCATCAGTACCGGGATAATGCTTGATGAATCACTAAAAGCAGTAGGTGAATTGGAAAAGCAAGGTGTAAGCGCCGATCTTTTACACATCCATACAATTAAACCTATTGATAAAGAAGCCATTATTGCATCTGCTGCGAAAACAAAACATGTCATCACAGTTGAAGAGCATTCAATTATAGGTGGATTAGGTAGTGCAGTTGCTGAAGTATTATCAGAAAACCAACCAGCTAAATTAAGAAGAATCGGTACAAATGACCGTTTTGGAGTTTCTGGAAAAATGGATGAATTACTTGATTTATTTGAATTAAGAGCACACCGTATTGTTTCTACTGCAAATGAATTATTAGGGCATAGAGTAACTAGCTAAACACATTTTTAGATAATGAAAGGGGGAGGGTTTTTGTCAAACGCAACCCAATATCTAAGTTTAAAGGATACTTTAGACCTCTTCTCTAAATCGGATGACAGCCTTCGTGCTAAAATCAAAGCTCATTTAAAACAAACAAAACATAAGTTTATCGTTTTAGATGATGATCCAACTGGTGTCCAAACGGTACATGATATTTTTGTCATCACGGACTGGGGAAAAGACTGGATAAAAAAAGGATTATCTGATGAGAGAAGTGTACTTTATATTTTAACAAACACAAGAAGTTATAATGCAGAAAAAA
The DNA window shown above is from Peribacillus sp. FSL P2-0133 and carries:
- a CDS encoding transketolase gives rise to the protein MDFSKEKGKFYNNLTKTIRRHIVKMTNHAGSGHPGGSLSATELMSVLFFEHMNVDPKNPDWQDRDCFFLSKGHCTPVFYSVLAEKGFFPVEELMTFRDVDGRLHGHPCGEHIPGVDISSGSLGQGLSVANGVGLIAKLDGSNRRSYCMIGDGELQEGQVWEAAMTTAHYNLDNVCAIIDWNKIQLDDFVENVKGVKNLGDKFRAFGWHVVEIDGHDINAVNEAYKEAKRTKGRPTAILAHTVKGKGVSFMEDTHDWHGMAPNEEQLEIALKELA
- a CDS encoding IclR family transcriptional regulator, with the protein product MVKSVDRALTIISLVSKRKEGIGVTELASNLDLNKSSIFRLLSTLVDHGFIEQNPETKKYRLGYKYLELSSMLLESIDLRTQAKPFLEELESHINEVIHLTVYDQGEVIYIEKLEGSETLRTHSQVGRRAPMHCTAVGKVILAHLPLNEIVDIIDKHGLPKHTEQTIIDKESFFKELGKIRNEGIGREIEENEQGITCIAAPIFDNRKKITAAVSISGPSIRMTEERLTEIKPIIMDIGKKISKRLGYTDN
- a CDS encoding transketolase family protein; translated protein: MANQEAPRKGFADALIRLGEKHDNLVVLDADCAKSNMTNLYKNRFPERFFNIGISECDLVGTAAGMAVAGKVPFANAYANFLTGRAFDQMRISVCYSNNNVKIVGHNAGTSAAQEGATHLPLEDISLMRSLPRMTVIVPADAVEMEKAVEAAYYHDGPIYLRVGKLPVPIVTKKEEPFKIGKAIKYREGTDITIISTGIMLDESLKAVGELEKQGVSADLLHIHTIKPIDKEAIIASAAKTKHVITVEEHSIIGGLGSAVAEVLSENQPAKLRRIGTNDRFGVSGKMDELLDLFELRAHRIVSTANELLGHRVTS